A DNA window from Anastrepha ludens isolate Willacy chromosome 6, idAnaLude1.1, whole genome shotgun sequence contains the following coding sequences:
- the LOC128867352 gene encoding uncharacterized protein LOC128867352 — translation MSLRKPTPFHRANPTYENTDIQGSPQNIMYFFLCFLLLATYCFSTTKAINIVDYLPIGAHGDSIKTEAERMTIVLPQGFKPQAPPFKPMLLPFGTPAPSSPSGGWKPIIGDAVTPPHNIVMPPPAPLVPPPLVMLQDRIDTVSREQSVEPENGPVLESIVYGTWKPERPLRPDEMHMPVMRSATPTLAVYTRKRPTSSLEHLGIQHQITDTQDTGAKFNEPTAHRRISTTRAHHSVATPPKYINVNISDPNLLEMAKNGHSQKMNTWPQWTSEISIDNESEIKTEIQKEFEVETDTETEMTTETLTNDIGKVWPTDFIASLEQGTKQKEARKNVTYTFLGDSSDPPLASGRLNIPNPLLPKLPPFNITKVGIPYEKQNSAEEPTICVPLIVLEELSQLEVIEMERVYCFPLPPPQKGSPKPKYVTSKVENFTEYEAVNASPRIRLNYINILGISTIILILIKLEYS, via the exons ATGAGTCTACGCAAGCCAACACCTTTCCACAGAGCCAATCCCACCTATGAAAACACTGATATACAGGGCAGTCCGCAAAACATTATgtacttttttttgtgctttctgTTGCTTGCAACATATTGCTTCAGCACCACAAAAGCAATTAACATAGTGGATTACTTGCCAATTGGCGCACATGGTGACTCCATAAAAACCGAAGCAGAGCGCATGACTATAGTGCTACCACAAGGTTTTAAACCACAAGCGCCTCCCTTTAAACCGATGCTTTTGCCTTTTGGCACACCAGCACCCAGTAGCCCGTCCGGCGGCTGGAAACCCATTATTGGTGATGCTGTCACGCCACCTCACAACATTGTAATGCCACCTCCAGCTCCGCTGGTGCCACCGCCCCTTGTAATGTTGCAGGATCGCATTGATACAGTGTCACGCGAGCAAAGCGTCGAACCTGAGAATGGTCCAGTGTTGGAGTCGATTGTATATGGCACATGGAAACCGGAACGACCGCTCAGACCTGACGAAATGCACATGCCAGTCATGCGTTCCGCTACACCAACGCTAGCAGTCTACACCCGCAAACGAC CTACTTCTTCCTTGGAACATCTCGGCATACAACATCAGATCACTGACACGCAAGATACCGgcgcaaaatttaatgagccAACCGCACATAGGCGCATATCGACAACACGCGCACATCACTCTGTCGCCACGCCACCTAAATACATAAATGTCAATATTTCTGATCCGAATTTATTGGAAATGGCCAAGAATGGCCACTCGCAAAAAATGAACACTTGGCCTCAGTGGACATCCGAAATTTCAATCGATAACGAAAGTGAAATTAAGACGGaaatacaaaaagaatttgAAGTTGAAACGGATACGGAGACGGAGATGACAACGGAAacactaaccaatgatattggcAAGGTGTGGCCAACAGATTTCATTGCTTCATTGGAACAAGGCACAAAACAAAAGGAGGCAAGAAAAAACGTCACTTACACTTTTCTGGGTGATAGTTCTGATCCCCCGCTAGCTTCAGGCAGGTTAAATATACCCAACCCCTTGCTGCCAAAGCTACCGCCGTTTAACATCACCAAAGTAGGTATTCCCTACGAAAAACAAAACTCTGCCGAGGAGCCCACAATTTGTGTACCTCTTATCGTTCTTGAGGAGTTAAGTCAGTTAGAGGTAATAGAAATGGAACGGGTTTATTGTTTTCCACTACCACCACCTCAAAAAGGGTCTCCTAAGCCGAAATATGTGACGTCAAAAGTGGAGAATTTTACAGAATATGAGGCGGTAAACGCGTCGCCAAGGATTCGTTTGaattatataaacattttaGGCATAAGtacaattatattaattttgataaaGCTCGAATActcttaa
- the LOC128867692 gene encoding endocuticle structural glycoprotein SgAbd-4: MYKFVIVLLSAVLFAFVLARPAEEQSGVATSPAVTTTTTPATILKQIDVTNPDGSYNNSYETSNGIKVENAGYLKKILVPKQESTDGQVIEEHEELVLVQTGLYSYSDPEGNIITLHYVADENGFQPQGDHLPVPPV; the protein is encoded by the exons ATGTACAAGTTTGTTATCGTTCTACTCTCGGCAGTTCTATTCGCTTTTGTATTAGCGCGTCCTGCAGAGGAGCAATCTGGAGTTGCCACATCACCTGCtgttactacaacaacaacacctgcCACAATACTCAAACAAATCGATGTAACCAATCCAGATGGCAGCTATAATAACAG TTACGAAACCTCCAATGGCATCAAAGTCGAAAACGCTGGTtacttgaagaaaatattagtGCCAAAACAGGAATCCACCGATGGTCAGGTGATTGAGGAACACGAAGAATTGGTGTTGGTGCAGACAGGCTTGTACTCCTACTCGGACCCAGAAGGAAATATCATCACCTTGCATTACGTGGCCGATGAGAATGGTTTCCAGCCCCAAGGGGATCACTTGCCAGTACCACCAGTTTAA
- the LOC128866489 gene encoding endocuticle structural glycoprotein ABD-4, which produces MNTFLLVCAIGLLLAVTSCESQHHHSHPNQNNIPRDEKVSDHRDHHRESTTWIPILKYNKEQSEDGSYKTEYETGNNIVHEETGFLKDFSDTNPNGVLVQHGQYSYQSPEGDVVNVQYTADENGFRATGDHIPTPPAIPEEIQKGLDQIYAGIKLQQERLEQRAKSDPDFARKLEERRLANKNGQYIGPLENA; this is translated from the exons atgaACACGTTT TTGTTAGTATGCGCCATTGGCTTACTCCTTGCAGTCACATCTTGTGAGTCGCAACATCACCACAGTCACCCAAATCAGAATAATATACCGCGGGACGAAAAAGTATCTGATCATCGTGATCACCACCGCGAAAGCACCACCTGGATACCGATACTCAAATATAATAAAGAGCAGAGTGAGGATGGCAGCTATAAAACCGAATATGAGACTGGCAATAATATTGTTCATGAGGAGACTGGTTTCCTGAAAGATTTCTCAGACACGAATCCCAATGGTGTGCTAGTGCAACATGGCCAATACTCATATCAATCTCCAGAAGGTGATGTGGTGAATGTGCAATATACAGCCGATGAGAATGGTTTCCGTGCCACCGGCGATCATATACCGACACCACCGGCCATACCAGAAGAGATACAAAAGGGTCTAGACCAAATCTATGCAGGCATAAAACTGCAACAGGAACGCTTGGAACAGCGTGCTAAGAGTGATCCTGATTTTGCTAGGAAATTGGAAGAACGTCGTTTGGCCAATAAAAATGGTCAATATATAGGGCCATTGGAAAATGCTTAA